In Mytilus galloprovincialis chromosome 1, xbMytGall1.hap1.1, whole genome shotgun sequence, the following are encoded in one genomic region:
- the LOC143072011 gene encoding uncharacterized protein LOC143072011 isoform X3, whose product MDLLRRVLHSALLNLLFSVLEVYGEYCYYYYSYTYGYYYECDSTISGGSIAGAVVGTIIFIVIIVVIIAVCKNQNRTRVTTIHTTPHIGGTNVITQQQQQQAQPPMMYGQYPQPGGSMYNHPPAYQPPQGNYSTPQENCPPKY is encoded by the exons ATGGATCTTCTACGACGTGTTTTGCATTCGGCTCTTCTGAATTTATTATTCAGCG ttTTGGAAGTTTATGGTGAATACTGTTACTACTACTATTCATACACCTATGGTTATTACTATGAATGTGATAGTACAATAAGTGG TGGTTCCATAGCCGGGGCGGTAGTAGGAACTATCATTTTTATAGTCATCATTGTTGTTATTATTGCTGTGTGTAAAAACCAAAATAGAACAAGGGTGACAACTATTCATACCACCCCTCACATTGGTGGAACAAATGTTATCACacaacaacagcaacaacaaG CACAACCACCCATGATGTATGGTCAGTATCCACAACCAGGCGGTAGTATGTATAATCATCCACCAGCTTATCAGCCGCCTCAAGGAAACTATTCAACGCCACAAGAAAACTGTCCACCGAAATACTAA
- the LOC143072031 gene encoding uncharacterized protein LOC143072031 isoform X3 — translation MQFKFGLLYLIVIRKNNHGSSTTYCVHCVSEFDIQCGAIAGAIVGIIIFIVVIVVIIVICKKHTTRTTSIHTTSHTGGTTVITQQQQQQAQPPMMYGQYSQPGGPMYNQPPAYPPPQPNYPPPQGNYPPRF, via the exons ATGCAATTTAAATTTGGTTTACTTTACTTAATAGTGATCAGGAAAAATAATCATGGATCTTCTACTACGTATTGTGTACACTGCGTTTCTGAATTTGATATTCAGTG TGGTGCCATAGCCGGTGCGATAGTAGGAATTATCATTTTTATAGTTGTCATAGTTGTTATAATTGTCATTTGTAAAAAGCATACAACTAGGACGACAAGTATTCATACCACTTCACACACTGGTGGAACTACAGTTATCACACAACAGCAGCAACAACAAG CTCAACCACCAATGATGTATGGTCAGTATTCGCAACCAGGAGGCCCTATGTATAATCAACCACCAGCGTATCCGCCACCTCAACCAAACTATCCACCACCACAAGGAAATTATCCTCCAAGATTTTAA
- the LOC143072031 gene encoding uncharacterized protein LOC143072031 isoform X1, translating into MDLLLRIVYTAFLNLIFSVVTVHGEYCYYSSYYTNYECDGTTTGGAIAGAIVGIIIFIVVIVVIIVICKKHTTRTTSIHTTSHTGGTTVITQQQQQQAQPPMMYGQYSQPGGPMYNQPPAYPPPQPNYPPPQGNYPPRF; encoded by the exons ATGGATCTTCTACTACGTATTGTGTACACTGCGTTTCTGAATTTGATATTCAGTG ttgtgACGGTCCATGGTGAATACTGTTATTACAGTTCTTACTATACTAATTATGAATGTGATGGCACAACAACCGG TGGTGCCATAGCCGGTGCGATAGTAGGAATTATCATTTTTATAGTTGTCATAGTTGTTATAATTGTCATTTGTAAAAAGCATACAACTAGGACGACAAGTATTCATACCACTTCACACACTGGTGGAACTACAGTTATCACACAACAGCAGCAACAACAAG CTCAACCACCAATGATGTATGGTCAGTATTCGCAACCAGGAGGCCCTATGTATAATCAACCACCAGCGTATCCGCCACCTCAACCAAACTATCCACCACCACAAGGAAATTATCCTCCAAGATTTTAA
- the LOC143072031 gene encoding uncharacterized protein LOC143072031 isoform X2 has product MDLLRRILYTVFLNLIFSVVTVHGEYCYYSSYYTNYECDGTTTGGAIAGAIVGIIIFIVVIVVIIVICKKHTTRTTSIHTTSHTGGTTVITQQQQQQAQPPMMYGQYSQPGGPMYNQPPAYPPPQPNYPPPQGNYPPRF; this is encoded by the exons ATGGATCTTCTACGACGTATTTTGTACACTGTTTTTctgaatttaatattcagtg ttgtgACGGTCCATGGTGAATACTGTTATTACAGTTCTTACTATACTAATTATGAATGTGATGGCACAACAACCGG TGGTGCCATAGCCGGTGCGATAGTAGGAATTATCATTTTTATAGTTGTCATAGTTGTTATAATTGTCATTTGTAAAAAGCATACAACTAGGACGACAAGTATTCATACCACTTCACACACTGGTGGAACTACAGTTATCACACAACAGCAGCAACAACAAG CTCAACCACCAATGATGTATGGTCAGTATTCGCAACCAGGAGGCCCTATGTATAATCAACCACCAGCGTATCCGCCACCTCAACCAAACTATCCACCACCACAAGGAAATTATCCTCCAAGATTTTAA